GGCTGGTTCAGCATGCGCTACGAGGGCCGGCTCGACCCGACCGGGATCGTCAAGGGCTGGGCCGCCGAACGGGCGGCGCGGCTGATCACCGAACGGGCGGACGTGAGCGGGGTCAGCGTCAACGGCGGCGGGGACGTACAGCTGCTGGGCGTCCCCGGGCCGGACCGGCCCTGGCGCGTCGGGGTGTCCGATCCGCTGCGGCCGGGCGGTCTCGCGGCCGTGGTCTCCGCGGCGGGCGCCGACGAGCTGGCGGTCGCGACGTCCGGCACGGCCGAGCGCGGCGCTCATATCGTCGACCCGCGCACGGGCCGCTCCGCGGTGACGGACCTGGTCGCCGTGACGGTCGTGGCGCCCCGCCTGACCTGGGCGGACTGCTGGGCCACGGCTGCCTTCGCCATGGGCTCCCGAGAGGCCCTGGGCTGGCTGGAGGCCCTGCCGGACGTGGAGGCCCTCCTGATCACGGCGGGCGACGAGGTCCGCTGCACCGGGGGGCTGGCCCGCCGACTGGGCTGACCAGGCGGCTGACGGGACTGTCCCGGCCCAGGGGCGCGGGGCGGTGCCGATGTGCGGCTCCGCCGCGTGGGCGCTGCCGGCAGCGCACCCCCGCGCCTCCCTCAGTGCCCGTTCTGCGAAGCCAACCGCAGCAAGTGATCCGCCAACGCCTGCCCCCCACTGGCCTCCCGGCTGATCAACAACAACGTGTCGTCACCCGCGATGGTCCCCAGAA
This window of the Streptomyces sp. NBC_01275 genome carries:
- a CDS encoding FAD:protein FMN transferase, coding for MGTVFSFDVRGGEPGAVRAALDEAIASLHRVNEVFSTYREDSQVSRLVRGELTVGECDPEVAEVLELGAEAERSSDGWFSMRYEGRLDPTGIVKGWAAERAARLITERADVSGVSVNGGGDVQLLGVPGPDRPWRVGVSDPLRPGGLAAVVSAAGADELAVATSGTAERGAHIVDPRTGRSAVTDLVAVTVVAPRLTWADCWATAAFAMGSREALGWLEALPDVEALLITAGDEVRCTGGLARRLG